In Sphingobium amiense, a genomic segment contains:
- the pgmG gene encoding phosphoglucomutase/phosphomannomutase PgmG — MSHSFHPTLLREYDVRGTVGKTLHEADAWALGRSFGTVIARAGGRRVAVGYDGRLSSPMLESALVEGLTQTGIDVLRIGLGPTPMLYHAEMTGDVDGGIQITGSHNPADQNGFKLVHAHAPFFGADIQRLGQMAAQGDWESGSGRATGVDMLETYVDRLMQGFDGRPLRIGWDTGSGAAGPAVEQLAQRLPGEHHLLFTRVDGHFPHHHPDPAVDANLADLRALVLSKRLDFGVAFDGDGDRIGVIDHQGRAIAGDRLLGIFAADMLQKHPGAAIVADVKTSQAVFDRIATLGGRPDMWKAGHSHIKSRMKQIGAALGGETTGHLFFADDHPGYDDALYAAVRLIRLLSAARCPVAALADAMPTGAITPELHIPVPDEEKFGIVERVASRLRSAGADMVELDGVRVRTADGWWLLRASNTQGALVVRAEGDDTAALIRLLAELDSHLSAVGLSLPDRH, encoded by the coding sequence GTGAGCCATAGTTTCCATCCCACCCTGCTCCGCGAATATGATGTGCGCGGCACCGTGGGGAAGACGCTGCACGAGGCCGACGCATGGGCGCTCGGCCGCAGCTTCGGCACCGTCATCGCGCGCGCAGGCGGACGCCGGGTGGCAGTGGGCTATGACGGACGGCTGAGTTCGCCCATGCTGGAAAGCGCGCTGGTCGAAGGGCTGACGCAGACCGGCATCGACGTGCTCCGCATCGGCCTCGGCCCGACGCCGATGCTATATCATGCCGAAATGACGGGCGATGTGGACGGCGGCATACAGATAACCGGCAGCCATAATCCCGCCGACCAGAATGGCTTCAAGCTGGTGCACGCCCATGCGCCCTTCTTCGGCGCGGACATCCAGCGGCTCGGGCAAATGGCGGCGCAGGGCGACTGGGAAAGCGGGTCGGGTCGCGCAACCGGCGTCGACATGCTCGAAACCTATGTCGACCGGCTGATGCAGGGTTTCGATGGCCGTCCGCTTCGCATCGGCTGGGACACGGGCAGCGGCGCCGCCGGTCCGGCGGTCGAGCAACTGGCGCAGCGCCTGCCCGGTGAGCATCATCTGCTCTTCACCCGTGTCGACGGTCACTTCCCGCATCATCATCCCGATCCTGCCGTGGACGCCAACCTTGCCGATCTGCGCGCGCTGGTCCTCTCAAAGCGGCTCGATTTCGGAGTGGCCTTCGACGGCGATGGCGACCGCATCGGCGTGATCGACCATCAGGGCCGCGCCATTGCGGGCGACCGGCTGCTCGGCATCTTCGCCGCCGATATGCTGCAAAAGCACCCCGGCGCGGCGATCGTGGCCGATGTGAAGACCAGCCAGGCGGTGTTCGACCGCATCGCCACGCTGGGCGGGCGGCCCGACATGTGGAAGGCGGGGCACAGCCATATCAAGTCCAGAATGAAGCAGATTGGCGCGGCGCTGGGCGGCGAAACGACCGGGCATCTCTTTTTCGCCGACGATCATCCGGGCTATGACGACGCACTCTATGCCGCCGTCCGCCTGATCCGGCTCCTGTCCGCTGCGCGATGCCCGGTCGCGGCTCTGGCCGACGCGATGCCGACCGGCGCGATCACTCCGGAACTGCACATTCCCGTCCCCGACGAGGAGAAATTCGGCATCGTGGAACGCGTCGCCAGCCGGTTGCGAAGCGCGGGCGCGGACATGGTGGAGCTGGACGGCGTGCGCGTCCGCACCGCCGATGGCTGGTGGCTGCTGCGCGCGTCCAATACGCAGGGCGCACTGGTCGTGCGCGCGGAGGGCGATGATACCGCCGCCCTGATTCGTCTGCTGGCGGAACTCGATTCGCACCTGTCCGCCGTGGGCCTTTCGCTGCCCGACAGGCACTGA
- a CDS encoding DnaJ domain-containing protein: MGLLALLLAGLAVWLIWTGKLQRMSAKDGMVLGAALVGAVMAAKGKPVIGAPLLLGAALFFARQGRRRIAPAAPPRADTVAQARALLGVAPDASAAAIRAAHRRLIASVHPDKGGTEALAAQINAARDILLADRAEP; encoded by the coding sequence ATGGGCCTGCTGGCGCTGCTGCTCGCGGGCCTTGCGGTCTGGCTGATCTGGACGGGGAAGCTCCAACGCATGAGCGCAAAGGATGGCATGGTGCTGGGGGCGGCGCTGGTCGGCGCGGTGATGGCGGCGAAGGGCAAGCCGGTGATCGGCGCGCCGCTGCTGCTCGGCGCTGCGCTCTTCTTCGCCAGGCAGGGCAGGCGCCGCATCGCACCTGCCGCCCCGCCCCGCGCCGACACCGTGGCGCAGGCGCGCGCGCTGCTGGGTGTCGCGCCCGACGCGAGCGCCGCCGCCATCCGCGCCGCGCACCGCCGCCTCATCGCGTCGGTCCATCCCGACAAGGGCGGCACCGAAGCGCTCGCTGCGCAGATCAACGCCGCGCGCGACATCTTGCTCGCCGACCGCGCGGAACCGTGA
- a CDS encoding division plane positioning ATPase MipZ: MANAQPHLIVFANEKGGTGKSTTAVHTAIALTALGHRVGMIDLDPRQRTVTRYMENRAETARRRGIDLPAPDFAVLKGDSIDALEAESAAVGDNRDFLIVDTPGRDDAFARHMAARANTLVTPMNDSFVDFDLIGQVDAETFKVRRLSFYSELIFEARKTRAKADGVSIDWVVLRNRVQHHDARNKKRVGDALMELSRRVGFRVIPGLSERVIFRELFPSGLTLLDKGHLGDLGVSHIAARQELREMVSGLALPTREGASSMDLLGAA; the protein is encoded by the coding sequence ATGGCCAACGCGCAGCCGCACCTCATCGTCTTCGCCAATGAAAAGGGCGGCACCGGCAAGTCGACCACGGCGGTCCACACCGCCATCGCGCTGACCGCGCTCGGGCACCGCGTCGGCATGATCGACCTCGATCCGCGCCAGCGCACCGTTACCCGCTATATGGAGAATCGCGCCGAAACCGCGCGGCGGCGCGGTATCGACCTGCCCGCGCCCGACTTTGCAGTGCTGAAGGGCGACAGCATCGACGCGCTGGAGGCGGAATCGGCGGCGGTCGGCGATAACAGGGACTTTCTGATCGTCGATACGCCCGGCCGCGACGACGCCTTCGCGCGCCATATGGCCGCGCGCGCCAACACGCTGGTCACGCCGATGAACGACAGCTTCGTCGACTTCGACCTCATCGGGCAGGTGGACGCCGAAACCTTCAAGGTCCGCCGCCTCTCCTTCTATTCCGAACTCATCTTCGAAGCGCGCAAGACCCGCGCCAAGGCGGACGGCGTCTCGATCGACTGGGTCGTGCTGCGCAACCGCGTCCAGCATCATGACGCCCGCAACAAGAAACGCGTGGGCGACGCGCTCATGGAACTGTCCCGCCGCGTCGGCTTCCGCGTTATTCCGGGGCTGTCGGAACGCGTCATCTTCCGCGAGCTTTTTCCCTCGGGCCTGACCCTGCTCGACAAGGGGCATCTGGGCGACCTTGGCGTCAGCCACATCGCCGCGCGGCAGGAACTGCGCGAGATGGTGTCGGGCCTTGCGCTGCCGACGCGCGAGGGCGCGTCCTCAATGGACCTGCTCGGCGCGGCCTGA
- the panC gene encoding pantoate--beta-alanine ligase, with amino-acid sequence MQTLRDVPALRSAVEALKSDGKPLVLVPTMGALHDGHMALVEEGRRHGRHVVVSIFVNPKQFGPNEDLDAYPRREAKDAQMLTAAGVDILWAPPVEVMYPQGFATNIGVSGVSEGLDGAARPGHFDGVATVVTKLFNQVRPDVAIFGQKDYQQLAVIRRMVADLDMGIEIVGLPTQRAEDGLALSSRNAYLSEDERKAALALPRALGEAKRQIEKGDPVDGALAKAVATLAAHGFDPIDYVTLCDATTLEPMHVADRPGRLLGAAKLGTTRLIDNIAVDPA; translated from the coding sequence GTGCAAACGCTGCGTGATGTCCCCGCCCTCCGCTCCGCCGTGGAGGCTCTCAAAAGCGACGGAAAACCGCTGGTTCTGGTGCCGACCATGGGCGCGCTTCATGACGGACACATGGCGCTGGTCGAGGAAGGGCGGCGGCACGGGCGGCATGTCGTCGTGTCGATCTTCGTCAATCCCAAACAGTTCGGGCCGAACGAGGATCTGGACGCCTATCCCCGGCGCGAGGCGAAGGACGCGCAGATGCTGACCGCCGCAGGAGTCGACATCCTGTGGGCGCCGCCGGTGGAGGTCATGTATCCGCAGGGCTTTGCCACCAATATCGGCGTTTCAGGGGTGAGCGAGGGGCTGGACGGGGCGGCGCGTCCGGGGCATTTCGACGGGGTGGCGACGGTCGTCACCAAGCTGTTCAACCAGGTGCGGCCCGATGTCGCGATCTTTGGGCAGAAGGATTATCAGCAGCTTGCGGTGATCCGGCGGATGGTGGCGGACCTCGATATGGGGATCGAGATTGTCGGCCTGCCGACGCAGCGGGCCGAGGACGGCCTCGCTCTCTCATCCCGTAACGCGTATCTCAGCGAAGACGAACGCAAGGCGGCTCTCGCGCTGCCGAGGGCGCTGGGCGAGGCCAAGCGGCAGATCGAGAAGGGCGATCCGGTGGACGGCGCGCTGGCGAAAGCGGTGGCGACGCTGGCGGCGCATGGATTCGATCCCATAGACTATGTGACGCTGTGCGACGCCACGACGCTGGAGCCGATGCATGTCGCGGATCGCCCCGGCCGGCTGCTGGGCGCGGCCAAGCTGGGCACGACGCGGCTCATCGACAATATCGCGGTCGATCCCGCTTAG
- a CDS encoding CopD family protein, with protein sequence MAYLGAAYLWVKAAHVIFVIFLMAGLFMMPRFFVYHQETAPGSPEDRKWIERETRLLRIILNPSLVLVWLFGLMLMVEIGAWHFGWFHLKLLFVLGLSAYHGWIAGYAKKLARGERPLTDRQLRMLNEVPGIAAAVIVIAVIVKPF encoded by the coding sequence ATGGCCTATCTCGGCGCTGCCTATCTCTGGGTCAAAGCGGCCCATGTGATCTTCGTCATCTTCCTGATGGCAGGGCTGTTCATGATGCCGCGCTTCTTCGTCTACCATCAGGAAACCGCGCCGGGTTCGCCCGAGGACCGAAAGTGGATCGAGCGGGAAACCCGCCTGCTCAGGATCATCCTCAATCCCTCGCTGGTCCTCGTCTGGCTCTTCGGCCTCATGCTGATGGTGGAGATCGGCGCATGGCACTTCGGCTGGTTCCACCTGAAGCTGCTCTTTGTGCTGGGCCTGTCGGCCTATCATGGCTGGATCGCGGGCTATGCGAAGAAGCTGGCGCGGGGCGAACGGCCGCTCACCGACCGCCAGCTCCGGATGCTGAACGAAGTGCCGGGCATCGCCGCGGCCGTCATCGTCATCGCGGTGATCGTCAAGCCCTTCTGA
- the hemE gene encoding uroporphyrinogen decarboxylase yields MDAPSGPIEKPLLGVLRGEIPVVPPMWLMRQAGRYLPEYRALRAQKGGFLELVYDSEAAAEVTLQPLRRFGFDGAILFSDILIVPYAMGQDLWFEAGEGPRLAPILAETELSALTPDFSRFEAVYETVRRVKAALDPSVTFLGFAGSPWTVATYMVAGQGSRDHGAARRMAYQQTDRFAALIDAIVDATVTYLSGQIDAGVEAVQLFDSWAGSLAPAQFERWVIEPNRRIVEKLKATHPSIPVIGFPKGAGAKLADYARATGVDAVGVDETIDPRWANEALPSGMPVQGNLDPLALIAGGAAVERAVDTIRAAFAGRPHILNLGHGILPDTPIAHVEALLSYVRR; encoded by the coding sequence ATGGACGCTCCGTCCGGCCCGATCGAAAAGCCGCTGCTCGGCGTCCTGCGCGGAGAGATTCCCGTCGTCCCGCCGATGTGGCTGATGCGGCAGGCGGGACGCTATCTGCCCGAATATCGCGCGCTGCGGGCGCAGAAGGGCGGCTTCCTGGAACTCGTCTATGACAGCGAAGCGGCCGCCGAAGTCACGCTCCAGCCGCTGCGCCGCTTCGGCTTCGACGGCGCGATCCTCTTTTCCGACATATTGATCGTCCCTTACGCCATGGGACAGGATCTGTGGTTCGAGGCAGGCGAAGGCCCGCGCCTCGCGCCGATCCTCGCCGAAACGGAGCTGTCGGCGCTGACCCCTGACTTCTCCCGCTTCGAGGCGGTCTATGAAACCGTGCGCCGGGTGAAGGCCGCGCTCGACCCTTCCGTCACTTTCCTCGGCTTTGCGGGCAGTCCGTGGACCGTCGCCACCTATATGGTCGCCGGGCAGGGCAGCAGGGATCATGGCGCGGCGCGGCGCATGGCCTATCAGCAGACGGACCGCTTCGCCGCGCTGATCGACGCCATCGTCGACGCCACCGTCACCTATCTCTCCGGCCAGATCGACGCGGGGGTGGAGGCGGTGCAGCTCTTCGATAGCTGGGCGGGCAGCCTCGCCCCCGCCCAGTTCGAACGCTGGGTGATCGAACCCAATCGCCGCATCGTGGAGAAGCTGAAAGCGACCCATCCTTCCATCCCGGTCATCGGCTTCCCCAAGGGCGCGGGCGCGAAGCTCGCCGATTATGCGCGGGCTACCGGCGTGGATGCGGTGGGTGTCGATGAAACCATCGACCCGCGCTGGGCGAACGAAGCGCTGCCCTCCGGCATGCCGGTGCAGGGCAATCTCGATCCGCTTGCCCTAATCGCGGGCGGGGCGGCGGTGGAGCGGGCGGTCGACACTATCCGCGCCGCCTTCGCGGGCCGCCCGCACATCCTGAACCTTGGCCACGGCATATTGCCCGACACGCCCATTGCGCATGTCGAGGCATTGCTTAGCTATGTGCGGCGATAA
- a CDS encoding pyruvate, water dikinase regulatory protein: MARIHLHLLSDSTGETLENIAKAAIGLFENVEAIRHFWPMVRSEVHLDRIMEEIAANPGLVLFTLTNHLLRKRLEARCRTLGLPHVAALDSVADALSNILGQETRTRPGRKHILDEAYFARIEAIQFTIAHDDGVGHENWEEADIVLAGVSRASKTPTSIYLANRGYKTANIPLVPESPPPRCLYNLRHPMVVGLTVSPERLIQIRRNRLLSLNQAPETAYVDIDKVQAELAFARRMFADNGWPVIDMTRRSIEEAAAAIINLFNDRELAEAEG; this comes from the coding sequence ATGGCGCGCATCCACCTGCACCTCCTCTCCGACTCCACCGGCGAGACGCTGGAGAATATCGCCAAGGCGGCGATCGGCCTGTTCGAAAATGTCGAGGCGATCCGCCATTTCTGGCCGATGGTCCGGTCCGAAGTCCATCTCGACCGGATCATGGAGGAAATCGCCGCCAATCCCGGTCTCGTCCTCTTCACCCTCACCAACCATCTGCTGCGCAAGCGGCTGGAGGCGCGGTGCCGGACGCTGGGCCTGCCGCATGTCGCCGCGCTCGACAGCGTGGCGGACGCGCTGTCCAACATATTGGGGCAGGAAACGCGCACGCGGCCGGGGCGCAAACATATTCTCGACGAAGCCTATTTCGCGCGGATCGAGGCGATCCAGTTCACCATCGCCCATGACGACGGCGTGGGGCACGAAAATTGGGAGGAGGCCGACATCGTGCTGGCGGGCGTGTCGCGCGCGTCGAAGACGCCGACCTCCATCTACCTCGCCAATCGCGGTTACAAGACGGCGAATATTCCGCTGGTGCCCGAATCCCCGCCGCCGCGCTGCCTCTACAATCTGCGGCATCCGATGGTCGTGGGCCTGACCGTCAGCCCCGAACGGCTGATCCAGATCCGGCGCAACCGGCTGCTGTCGCTCAATCAGGCGCCCGAGACCGCCTATGTCGATATCGACAAGGTACAGGCGGAACTGGCCTTTGCCCGGCGGATGTTCGCCGACAATGGCTGGCCGGTGATCGACATGACGCGCCGCTCTATCGAGGAGGCTGCCGCCGCGATCATCAACCTGTTCAACGACCGCGAACTGGCGGAGGCGGAAGGATGA
- a CDS encoding Maf family protein: MIVLASQSASRRAMLTAAQVPFEALSPGVDEEAAKEALRGDGIDARALADALAELKALRVSRRVPGALVLGCDQTLSLDDGSMIDKAVDREDARRILKLLSGRVHHLHSAAVMALNGEAIWRHVERVRMTVRPLSDAFIDAYLDADWDQLRWCVGCYRIEGPGAQLFSRVEGSQFAIQGLPLLALLDFLRVRGVLAA, from the coding sequence ATGATCGTGCTCGCTTCGCAGAGCGCGAGCCGCCGGGCGATGCTGACCGCCGCTCAGGTGCCGTTCGAGGCGCTGTCGCCGGGCGTGGACGAGGAAGCGGCGAAAGAAGCGCTGCGCGGCGATGGCATCGACGCGCGGGCGCTCGCCGATGCGCTGGCCGAACTGAAGGCGCTCAGGGTGTCGCGGCGGGTGCCGGGCGCGCTGGTGCTGGGATGCGACCAGACGCTCTCGCTCGACGACGGGAGCATGATCGACAAGGCGGTGGACCGCGAGGACGCGCGCCGCATCCTGAAACTTCTTTCCGGGCGGGTGCATCACCTGCACAGCGCGGCGGTAATGGCTCTGAACGGCGAAGCGATCTGGCGTCATGTCGAGCGGGTGCGGATGACGGTGCGGCCGCTGTCGGACGCCTTCATCGACGCCTATCTCGATGCGGACTGGGACCAGTTGCGCTGGTGCGTGGGCTGTTACCGGATCGAGGGACCGGGGGCGCAGCTTTTCAGCAGGGTCGAGGGCAGCCAGTTCGCGATTCAGGGGTTGCCGCTGCTCGCTTTGCTTGACTTTCTGCGTGTGCGCGGCGTTCTGGCGGCATGA
- the aroE gene encoding shikimate dehydrogenase, whose product MSDALPYAEVIGDPIAHSKSPLIHNFWLDALNIEAEYRKTHVRAEELGSYFLRRRADPDWLGCNITIPHKIAVMDYVDDPGGVRERIGAVNTIASETGGPLIGTNTDAGGFLQPLLRDKWKGESAVLVGAGGAARAILFALTTLGVSDITIMARDAGKGQALLDRAGVKGRVIGMADALPPVDLLVNSTSLGMVGQPVLELDLSPLPASATVYDIVYAPLETGLLKAARARDLKTLDGLEMLIGQAALAFDIFFDAQAPRELDAELRALLLSGGE is encoded by the coding sequence ATGAGCGACGCCCTTCCCTATGCTGAAGTCATCGGCGATCCGATTGCGCACAGCAAATCGCCGCTGATCCACAATTTCTGGCTCGACGCCCTCAACATCGAGGCGGAATATCGCAAGACCCATGTACGGGCGGAGGAACTGGGCAGCTATTTCCTGCGGCGGCGGGCCGATCCCGACTGGCTGGGGTGCAACATCACGATTCCGCACAAGATCGCTGTGATGGACTATGTCGACGATCCGGGCGGGGTTCGCGAGCGGATCGGGGCGGTCAACACTATCGCGAGCGAAACGGGCGGGCCGCTGATCGGCACCAATACCGATGCGGGCGGCTTCCTCCAGCCACTGCTGCGCGACAAGTGGAAGGGCGAGAGCGCGGTGCTGGTCGGTGCGGGGGGCGCGGCACGGGCGATCCTTTTTGCGCTGACGACTCTGGGCGTGTCCGACATTACGATCATGGCGCGCGATGCGGGGAAAGGGCAGGCGCTGCTCGACCGGGCCGGGGTGAAGGGCCGGGTGATCGGCATGGCCGACGCGCTGCCGCCCGTCGATCTGCTGGTCAATTCCACCTCGCTCGGCATGGTGGGGCAGCCGGTGCTGGAGCTGGACCTGTCGCCTCTGCCCGCCAGCGCGACGGTCTACGACATCGTCTATGCGCCGCTGGAGACAGGGCTGCTGAAGGCGGCGCGGGCGCGTGACCTGAAGACGCTCGATGGCCTGGAAATGCTGATCGGTCAGGCGGCGCTCGCGTTCGACATCTTCTTCGACGCGCAGGCGCCGCGCGAGCTGGACGCGGAGCTGCGCGCGCTGCTGCTTTCGGGCGGGGAATGA
- the coaE gene encoding dephospho-CoA kinase (Dephospho-CoA kinase (CoaE) performs the final step in coenzyme A biosynthesis.), whose translation MKVYGLTGSIGMGKSAVAAMFRRLAVPLFDADAEVHRLQGPGGALLTAIEARFPGTTGPMGVDRAKLGAAVFGHAGERRALEAIVHPAVRESREKFLRRNRSRPFVILDIPLLFETHGHKWLDGIIVVTAPAWKQRKRVLARPGMTPGKFRQIRRLQTPDAEKRRRADHIIHTGTTFAATQAQVRRLVACLGAKTGR comes from the coding sequence ATGAAGGTCTACGGCCTCACCGGCTCGATCGGGATGGGGAAGTCGGCGGTCGCCGCCATGTTCCGCCGCCTCGCCGTGCCGCTGTTCGACGCCGACGCCGAAGTGCATCGCCTGCAGGGACCGGGCGGCGCGCTGCTGACTGCGATCGAGGCGCGCTTTCCCGGCACGACCGGTCCCATGGGCGTCGACCGCGCGAAGCTGGGCGCGGCGGTGTTCGGCCATGCGGGCGAGCGGCGCGCGCTCGAAGCCATCGTCCACCCGGCGGTGCGGGAATCGCGGGAAAAGTTCCTGCGCCGCAACCGCTCCCGCCCCTTCGTCATCCTCGACATACCGCTCTTGTTCGAAACCCATGGGCATAAATGGCTCGACGGCATCATCGTCGTGACCGCTCCGGCGTGGAAGCAGCGCAAGCGCGTGCTGGCGCGGCCCGGCATGACTCCCGGCAAATTCCGGCAGATCAGGCGGCTCCAGACCCCCGACGCGGAAAAGCGCCGCCGCGCCGACCATATCATCCATACCGGCACCACCTTCGCCGCGACGCAGGCACAGGTTCGCCGTCTCGTCGCTTGCCTTGGGGCCAAGACAGGCCGATAA
- the dnaQ gene encoding DNA polymerase III subunit epsilon, which yields MREVIFDTETTGFDPASGDRMVEIGCIELVNRVPTGRTFHAYYHPERDMPAAAFAVHGLSADFLAKHPVFARGALELLDFLEDSPLVAHNARFDFGFLNHELRLCGHPEVSMDRMIDTVAIARQLHPGAKHSLDALCSRYGIDRSHRVKHGALLDAELLAQLYIELTGGRQIGLGLAQEEGIEIVRVELTADAVVRPVRPARVFTASAAELERHAAFVATLKEPLWLQEA from the coding sequence ATGCGCGAGGTTATTTTCGACACCGAAACGACGGGCTTCGATCCTGCTTCCGGCGACCGGATGGTCGAGATCGGCTGCATCGAACTGGTGAACCGGGTGCCCACCGGGCGCACATTCCACGCTTATTATCATCCCGAGCGCGACATGCCCGCCGCCGCTTTTGCCGTGCACGGTCTGTCGGCCGACTTCCTCGCCAAACATCCGGTGTTCGCCAGAGGCGCGCTGGAGCTGCTCGACTTTCTGGAGGACAGCCCGCTGGTCGCGCATAATGCGCGGTTCGACTTCGGCTTCCTCAACCATGAACTGCGCCTGTGCGGCCATCCCGAAGTTTCGATGGACCGGATGATCGACACCGTCGCCATCGCCCGGCAACTGCATCCGGGCGCCAAGCACAGCCTCGACGCGCTCTGCTCGCGCTATGGCATCGACCGCAGCCACCGCGTCAAACATGGCGCGCTGCTCGACGCCGAACTGCTCGCGCAACTTTACATCGAACTGACCGGCGGCCGTCAGATCGGCCTTGGTCTTGCACAGGAGGAAGGCATTGAGATCGTCAGGGTGGAACTGACGGCGGACGCCGTGGTTCGCCCTGTGCGTCCCGCGCGGGTCTTTACGGCCAGCGCGGCGGAGCTGGAGCGGCATGCAGCGTTCGTCGCGACGCTGAAAGAGCCGCTCTGGTTGCAGGAGGCATAG
- the hpf gene encoding ribosome hibernation-promoting factor, HPF/YfiA family codes for MDIRVSGHQVETGDALKSHVTDRLQAVAEKYFSRALSAQVTFRTAPHGAFHCDIVCHVMTGLILKGAGEAQDAHPAFDQAADRIEKQLRRYMRRLKDRSAQAAAAEAQRENGYSVDEIDGAGYTIFAGGSEEEEAQDAPLIVAETRVDIPEASVSDAVMMLDLRNTNALLFLNAGTSAYNMVYRRHDGTIGWVEPRA; via the coding sequence ATGGATATTCGTGTTTCCGGACATCAGGTCGAAACGGGCGACGCGCTCAAGAGCCACGTCACCGATCGTTTGCAGGCCGTGGCCGAGAAATATTTTTCCCGCGCGCTTTCCGCCCAGGTCACGTTCCGCACCGCGCCGCACGGCGCTTTCCATTGCGACATCGTCTGCCATGTGATGACCGGGCTGATCCTCAAAGGCGCGGGCGAAGCGCAGGATGCGCATCCCGCCTTCGACCAGGCCGCCGACCGGATCGAAAAGCAGTTGCGCCGCTATATGCGCCGCCTCAAGGACCGCAGCGCGCAGGCCGCCGCCGCCGAGGCGCAGCGGGAGAACGGCTATAGCGTCGATGAGATAGACGGCGCGGGCTACACCATCTTCGCGGGCGGCAGCGAGGAGGAGGAAGCGCAGGACGCGCCCCTGATCGTCGCGGAAACGCGCGTCGACATCCCCGAAGCCAGCGTGTCGGACGCGGTGATGATGCTGGACCTGCGCAACACCAACGCGCTCCTGTTCCTGAATGCGGGCACGTCCGCCTATAATATGGTCTATCGCCGCCACGACGGCACGATTGGCTGGGTGGAACCCCGCGCCTGA